The following are encoded together in the Tetrapisispora phaffii CBS 4417 chromosome 5, complete genome genome:
- the TRS120 gene encoding TRAPPII-specific subunit TRS120 (similar to Saccharomyces cerevisiae TRS120 (YDR407C); ancestral locus Anc_5.506) — translation MNNFGTYSGFVDPAKVHVLVVPIGNWEREDFKSSIDIMKKYNELRLLDISPIDSLLFTPQGFPNGRIFLNYKTSTFTNEADLFLYDFEPFRKIFIVIGLVNDDSDPLDNYKKLKELYPDIISHNLMYTNTDRTDLKETLVGDKKNDEDIGSKLFLCNLANNVEHNNNIQTVICDIAKNFLKSLDHYYSSYKHVTLRSPGAIGGSKILKTTLSPSLLNSGTSKSSQTSKASSHSKRLSTFEMTSNIKRSASLQLARSLATSDNKAQQKSQGRQLKILGNFQLLSGRYSDALNSFTEAIILLHVVRDYLWLGSALDGIAICFLLLKYLDISFKIPSVITELCPIEKLEPTNESVTNLLRKSTSSQSNVLSPRNSINSSVPPLEILNSEIILPYLIKSISDKALYYYDSSLAHNSEYVPQNVYCELLLKTTTFMVVCKNDIEISKFSMKKIINYNYSEIGIIDRTSEKIVFANEEIYYFISNIFELQVKDMEMYSQKDIYFTLAEIYGALGYYKKKTFVLRLLLVALAATSDKGIWQPSYHALLLKMVDLYNISSINPESSIVDASKTTWVTFQKKALILLIKVADKVHDKECLATFSLLLFTRFSHLMTQNEQKMHLLTYIQPLVTNSYISNYWDPFLLRDLTLEIDNNASAEVEQRLLSLKDNVMSSELAELSLSNGDLEEKKVFNPFKIRTLSNLTSTSEVKVQKPKIAQVGDNAFLKVKLQNPFKFEVYVTSFEMKEETKKYIKLDNDSVDANHPLIIQPESFIEISFPVSFISQTSSHNLVIDSLLISVFDMKPTPFNVIKKDSQLHCKEDNSNSIRGCKSSFEVQILPELPELEIKKTSKMINNQWMILEGSSDFFKLEIGNRSLRSNIDYISLSYRTNIEASIKSNYWKNMKKDDLFDYETRLEWLKNDLIKFYYYPASLLANEKSEIKFEVNSGLEFLEFLKFDIDIEYGMKSDDGQWLYIKTISIPHQLTIKKSIEIPGIDMMQLTDTFSDATYTVDWISYINEQLKRDRTSKITDYIILLLDVRNSWVDAAEVNFSFESYSSTPFIIESGHTSRVIIPIKKLGVKKHLFSNKPVPKVHKWRQFIQTGMTEDEKIRMREKFWCREYILENLKCDWVLQNGTYSGDVKFRPYIEKFSDSFMSLFYNESLEYNIDMSIDTKDINNMTAGQPFDLIVLLKRSKFSQNDSQESFRMNYMIYDINGNRHTLVADNRILSNGNMYTIFHIINSLECKLNFIPIESGKYLIEVNLCPSETSDQNIKLASQSISFEIK, via the coding sequence ATGAACAATTTTGGTACTTATTCGGGATTTGTGGACCCAGCAAAAGTACATGTATTGGTTGTCCCAATCGGAAATTGGGAGAGAGAAGActttaaatcttcaattgatatcatgaaaaaatataatgaattacgattattagatatatcACCAATTGATAGCTTACTATTTACACCACAAGGCTTCCCTAACGGAcgaatatttttgaattataaaaCCTCGACTTTCACTAATGAAGctgatttatttttatatgattttgaaccatttagaaaaatatttattgtaaTTGGTTTAGTTAATGATGATAGTGATCCTTTAGataattacaaaaaattaaaagagcTATACCCAGACATCATATCACATAATTTAATGTATACAAATACGGATCGTACAGATCTCAAAGAAACTTTAGTAGGTGACAAAAAGaatgatgaagatattggatcaaaattgtttttatgCAATCTAGCCAACAATGTTgaacataataataatattcaaactGTTATATGTGATATTGCAaaaaatttcttaaaatcACTAgatcattattattcatcTTATAAGCATGTCACCCTACGATCTCCTGGTGCAATTGGTGGTAGTAAAATTCTAAAGACTACGTTGTCACCATCTCTTTTGAATTCAGGGACTTCAAAATCATCACAAACATCAAAAGCAAGTTCACATTCAAAACGGTTATCCACATTTGAAATGACAAGTAATATTAAACGGTCAGCATCATTGCAGCTTGCTAGATCATTGGCAACATCTGATAATAAAGCACAGCAGAAATCTCAAGGCAGACAACTAAAAATTTTGGGAAACTTTCAGCTTTTATCCGGAAGATATTCAGATGCATTGAATAGTTTTACAGAAGCAATTATATTACTCCATGTCGTCCGTGATTATCTGTGGTTAGGTTCTGCCCTAGATGGAATTGCTATCTGCTTCTTgctattgaaatatttagatattTCATTCAAAATTCCATCTGTTATAACAGAGTTGTGTccaattgaaaaacttGAACCTACTAATGAAAGTGTAACTAACCTTTTAAGGAAAAGTACATCGAGCCAATCAAACGTGTTATCCCCAAGAAACTCGATCAATTCCAGTGTACCTCCAttggaaattttaaattcagaGATAATATTACCGTacttaataaaatcaatttctgACAAAgcattatattattatgattCTTCGCTAGCTCATAATAGTGAGTATGTACCTCAAAATGTTTATtgtgaattattattaaagacGACAACTTTTATGGTTGTATGcaaaaatgatattgagATCTCAAAATTCTctatgaaaaaaataataaattacaattattcAGAAATAGGTATTATAGACAGAACTTCTGAGAAAATAGTTTTTgcaaatgaagaaatttattattttatatctaatatatttgaattacaAGTAAAAGACATGGAGATGTATTCccaaaaagatatttacTTTACATTGGCAGAAATTTATGGTGCATTGGGGTACTATAAGAAGAAAACCTTTGTCTTGAGATTATTATTGGTAGCATTAGCTGCCACTTCTGATAAAGGTATATGGCAACCATCTTATCATGCtttacttttaaaaatggttGATTTGTATAATATATCTAGCATTAACCCTGAGTCTTCAATAGTAGATGCCTCAAAAACAACATGGGTTACTTTCCAAAAAAAGGCATTGATATTGTTGATAAAAGTAGCAGACAAAGTTCATGATAAAGAATGTCTAGCAACGTTTTCATTACTTTTATTCACGAGATTTTCTCATTTAATGACCcaaaatgaacaaaaaatgCACTTATTAACTTACATTCAACCATTAGTTACAAATagttatatttcaaattattgGGACCCATTTTTACTCAGAGATCTTACACTAGAgattgataataatgcaaGTGCTGAAGTTGAACAAAGACTTCTTTCTCTGAAAGATAATGTTATGTCCTCTGAATTAGCCGAACTCTCTCTTTCAAATGGTGACCTAGAAGAAAAGAAGGTATTTAATCCTTTCAAAATAAGAACACTATCAAATCTGACATCAACTTCTGAAGTAAAAGTACAAAAACCAAAAATTGCTCAAGTAGGTGATAATGCGTTTCTGAAGGTTAAACTACAAAAtccatttaaatttgaagtGTATGTTACTAGTTTTGAAatgaaagaagaaacaaagaaatatattaaattagaCAATGATTCTGTTGATGCTAATCATCCATTGATTATTCAACCAGAAtcttttattgaaataagtTTTCCTGTATCTTTCATCAGTCAGACTTCATCCCACAATCTAGTCATAGATTCTCTTTTAATCTCTGTTTTTGATATGAAACCAACTCCgtttaatgttattaaaaagGACTCGCAATTACACTGCAAGGAAGATAATTCTAATTCCATCAGAGGTTGCAAGTCTAGTTTCGAAGTTCAAATTTTACCTGAATTACCTGAACtagaaattaaaaagacaagtaaaatgataaataatcaatGGATGATACTTGAAGGTTCGtctgatttttttaaactAGAAATTGGAAATAGATCTCTACGTTCGAATATCGATTATATATCGTTAAGCTATCGCACCAATATAGAAGCATCGATAAAAAGCAATTATTGGAAGAATATGAAGAAAGATGACTTATTTGATTATGAAACTAGGCTAGAGTGGTTGAAAAATGAtctaattaaattttattactACCCAGCAAGTTTGTTAGCAAACGAAAAAtctgaaattaaatttgagGTAAATTCAGGCCTAGAATTTCTAGAATTTCTTAAGTTTGATATAGATATTGAGTATGGTATGAAATCAGATGATGGACAGTGGCTATATATCAAAACCATATCCATTCCACATCAATTAACAATTAAGAAATCGATTGAAATTCCCGGAATAGATATGATGCAATTAACAGACACATTCAGCGATGCAACATATACCGTAGATTGGATTTCATACATCAATGAACAACTGAAACGAGATCGTACATCAAAAATTACTGACTATATAATACTATTACTAGATGTTAGAAATTCCTGGGTCGATGCAGCAGAagtaaatttttcatttgaatcATATTCTAGTACGCCATTCATAATTGAATCCGGTCATACCTCAAGGGTGATAATTCCAATCAAGAAGTTAGGTGTAAAGAAACACttgttttcaaataaacCAGTTCCTAAAGTTCACAAATGGCGCCAATTTATTCAAACAGGCATGACTGAAGACGAAAAGATTAGGATGAGAGAAAAGTTTTGGTGTAGggaatatatattagaaaaCTTAAAATGTGATTGGGTATTACAAAATGGAACATATTCCGGTGATGTCAAATTTAGACCATATATTGAGAAGTTTAGCGACTCATTCATGAGCCTCTTTTACAATGAATCGttagaatataatattgacATGAGCATAGATACcaaagatattaataacatGACGGCTGGGCAGCCATTTGATTTGATTGTTCTACTAAAGCGATCTAAATTCTCACAAAACGATAGTCAAGAGTCTTTCCGAATGAATTACATGATCTATGATATCAATGGCAATAGACACACTCTTGTGGCGGACAATAGAATTCTATCTAATGGAAATATGTATACAATTTTCcatattataaattcaCTTGAATGTAAGTTGAATTTTATACCGATTGAGTCtggtaaatatttaattgagGTAAATCTATGTCCATCAGAAACGAGTGAtcagaatataaaattagcATCTCAATCgatttcttttgaaatcaaatag
- the DIT1 gene encoding Dit1p (similar to Saccharomyces cerevisiae DIT1 (YDR403W); ancestral locus Anc_5.494) produces the protein MTGPPQEKRIEPDDNSIPHEGTDASTFSKFLAIFTANCDDYSIITITEKQQCQFKSSWNEIVKYLLPENSSDNSINSDVKEYTIPSSLANKFTNDLGLDLKISLLKKDNEKQIRGCVTSIENENSFNDWFIYHILSKTNIDRDCIDNTSVTSDSYNELFTTYFAENVKNAVQNEQWDFGGKEYFTERVKYYTDRNIPIEAVLPAFPCKSSNFDKVNGVEPDKGEELALRRIIQIIDDVKTFYPPGMKVWIISDGHVFSDCIGVDDDVVDTYTMRLHELYKSLSVGKENYIQFYGLNEIFFGDAKTIQYFNKEWTKDVEICHLTGSKINAKADLSREVLMKGCDTDDGRLKKHINTDGHARLYLYRGFSKFMSEDLQLQPLFQAMSKKKFKKTVSKVAFNMIKRNDAYSNLVELMFPHHLRFSIHAHNNAGPKYGIKVISREQCAIVKDLKNPEEPIFEDLLHIPTPWHNCIVSFEGNIKDLDSDEDNTELQLLKETSKLSVSSSSSDNLNSNEYNSSASTSTVSTIYSNKSGSQLSSDLITPLSSQSSNQSTFKQQPLYYLTRSREVKDAIEKGLYDGEWRETSFEDGIGGYYILRKRY, from the coding sequence atgaCAGGACCACCACAAGAAAAACGAATTGAACCAGATGATAATTCAATCCCACATGAGGGGACTGATGCGTCTACCTTTAGTAAATTTTTAGCTATTTTTACAGCGAATTGCGATGATTATAGTATTATTACTATCACGGAAAAACAACAATGTCAATTTAAATCAAGTTGGAATGAAATAGTCAAGTATTTACTACCAGAAAACTCTAGTGACAATTCAATCAATTCTGATGTTAAAGAATACACTATTCCATCCTCCTTAGCAAATAAATTCACTAACGATCTGGGTTTAGATCTAAAGATTTcgttattgaaaaaagacAATGAGAAACAAATTAGAGGATGTGTGacatcaattgaaaatgaaaatagtTTCAATGATTGGTTTATTTATCacattttatcaaaaactAATATTGATAGAGACTGTATTGATAATACCTCAGTAACTTCAGATAGCTATAACGAGCTTTTTACTACTTATTTTGCTGAGAATGTCAAAAATGCTGTTCAAAATGAACAATGGGACTTTGGAGGTAAGGAATATTTTACTGAGAGAGTGAAATATTACACTGACAGAAATATTCCAATTGAGGCAGTTTTACCTGCATTCCCTTGCAAGTCATCTAACTTTGATAAAGTTAACGGAGTTGAGCCTGATAAAGGTGAAGAATTAGCTTTGAGAAGaatcattcaaataattgatGATGTTAAGACATTCTATCCTCCAGGAATGAAAGTTTGGATAATCAGTGATGGGCACGTTTTTTCTGATTGTATTGGTGTAGATGATGACGTTGTTGATACCTATACTATGAGATTACACGAACTGTATAAAAGTTTATCTGTTGGTAAAGAAAATTACATTCAATTTTATGGGTtgaatgaaattttttttggtgACGCTAAAACTAtccaatattttaataaggAATGGACAAAGGATGTTGAAATATGTCACTTGACTGGAAGTAAGATCAACGCGAAGGCTGATTTATCTAGAGAAGTCTTAATGAAAGGCTGCGATACAGATGACGGAAGGTTAAAAAAACACATCAATACCGATGGCCATGCTAGGTTGTACTTATATAGAGGATTCTCCAAGTTTATGAGTGAAGATTTACAATTACAACCATTATTTCAAGCAATGTCtaagaaaaaatttaagaaaACAGTTTCCAAAGTTGCTTTTAATATgattaaaagaaatgatGCTTATTCAAACCTGGTAGAATTAATGTTTCCACATCATTTAAGATTTTCTATTCATGCCCATAACAATGCTGGTCCAAAATATGGAATTAAAGTTATTTCTAGAGAACAATGTGCTATCGTCAAAGACTTAAAAAACCCAGAAGAACcaatatttgaagatttattgCATATTCCAACACCTTGGCACAATTGTATTGTCTCATTTGAAGGgaatattaaagatttagATTCAGATGAAGACAACACGGAGttacaattattaaaagaaaccTCAAAGTTATCTGTGTCTTCGAGTTCATCAGACAACTTAAATTCTAACGAATATAATTCTTCCGCATCGACGTCAACAGTTTCAACTATTTACTCTAATAAATCCGGAAGTCAATTAAGTTCTGATCTTATAACTCCATTGTCTTCACAATCTTCTAATCAAAGTACTTTTAAACAACAACCTTTGTACTACTTGACTCGTTCAAGAGAAGTGAAAGATGCTATCGAGAAAGGATTATACGATGGAGAATGGAGAGAAACATCCTTCGAAGATGGCATCGGAggttattatattttaagaaaacGATATTAA
- the MRPL23 gene encoding mitochondrial 54S ribosomal protein uL13m (similar to Saccharomyces cerevisiae MRPL23 (YOR150W); ancestral locus Anc_5.496) produces the protein MSQKIGHSALAFGRLWHHVNVAQEERTLGRLASSIAIALIGKHKPVYHPSEDCGDYVVVTNCQLLKVTGKKMSQKNYWSHSGKPGHLKLVPMEKLIADKGTKEVLKKAVSGMLPKNRLRKIRLERLKIFDGSEHPYKNNIMAFAKEQSQIKSSTNTETNSVKQP, from the coding sequence ATGTCTCAAAAGATTGGCCATTCCGCTTTAGCTTTTGGTAGATTATGGCATCATGTAAATGTTGCACAAGAGGAGAGAACTTTAGGTAGACTTGCGTCCTCAATTGCGATAGCTTTGATAGGTAAACACAAACCAGTATATCATCCTTCTGAAGATTGTGGCGATTACGTAGTTGTCACGAATTGTCAACTGCTGAAAGTAACTGGTAAGAAGATGAGCCAAAAAAATTACTGGTCTCATAGTGGTAAACCAGGTCATTTAAAACTTGTTCCAAtggaaaaattaattgcaGATAAGGGTACTAAAGAGGTCTTAAAAAAGGCAGTAAGCGGAATGTTGCCCAAGAATAGACTTCGTAAGATAAGATTAGAGAGgctaaaaatatttgatggAAGTGAACATCCATATAAAAACAACATCATGGCTTTTGCAAAAGAACAATCACAGATCAAGTCATCAACTAACACAGAAACCAATTCCGTAAAACAACCAtga
- the MTR10 gene encoding mRNA transport regulator MTR10 (similar to Saccharomyces cerevisiae MTR10 (YOR160W); ancestral locus Anc_5.503), with product MSKPFTIENIQVALQCISSNVTQFEKTEALGYLEHFQKSTEAWKTCHEILGMNNGALVELGVFAAQTLRNKVTYDLNQLDGNLSQFKESLINFLILHTNKLIVTQLNVALARLAIQYLQWINPITEIINYLNPYPDKLLGFLKILPEETLDVNSTPLSEDEFNSRTHELVTTIGGDVLKFLVTCEELLKSNTAQNVITLEHILRCLSSWSFEFPLDELLSVQSLISLVFETLQNKNEDDPDAFDAAVDCLSVIIKESRDASNEQLILSLYEQLLTLQMKHLPNILTAASCDEYDDDLMESMTRIFVEAGEAWIVFISKSPQTYHQLVTILLMFTSKNSDLEIAAYTFPFWFDLKQNLVLPRYQDSKIQYTPIFIELIGCIITHLQYPLESFSSKEEEDKFKDFRYHMGDVLKDCTAVVGTTNALTQPLNRIKDAISTQKSWQHIEAPLFSLRTMASEVSLSEKVLLPEIFNILVTLPEQPQIRYAATLVLGRYTEWTAKHPELLELQLQYIFKGFEIANGSSDTLTASSHSLMYFCSDCSTLLSTYIDQLFEFYFNVQDSIDIISCFELSQGLSAVLNKQPNEVISSKFQILIDNNLGKLNKLVLSWQNDRSKYSNLVADQIDLLYAFFEELKPRYDYPQQGQEPLLPQLEYIWSALHHLLVDLGALDDTLIVERTTKLLRKLFENFHIFCGPFLSSVVEFLANGYRVTGLGSYLWCTGAIVVVYGDDESLPISPEIKEAVWQFAVSQNNTFIQNFKSIDKSTLDNYFESIMDFFSMISDLLMFYPEHFIMSEELLGNVTDVALESVTNLGNYDAYTFILRCLDDLISWGFKTPPISTIALEYVPDEWRKMIINELVIKRGSQITMSIFVGLVTNFNNNVHSDAISCLVKLFRIALETNNNDPIICITWLTQALAQFNNISVKEKDDLTNSVVKGLNARDYRKAREGIRGFINWYLRRNVDTRYD from the coding sequence ATGTCTAAACCGTttacaattgaaaacattCAAGTTGCATTGCAGTGTATATCTTCGAACGTCACGCAATTTGAAAAGACTGAAGCTTTAGGTTATTTGGAACATTTCCAAAAGTCTACAGAAGCTTGGAAAACTTGTCATGAAATTCTAGGAATGAATAATGGAGCCTTAGTCGAATTAGGCGTTTTTGCTGCACAAACATTAAGAAACAAGGTCACATATGATTTGAATCAATTAGACGGCAATTTATCTCAATTTAAAGAGTCTTTGattaatttcttaattttgCATACTAACAAATTAATTGTTACCCAACTGAATGTTGCGTTAGCTAGGTTAGCGATTCAATATTTGCAATGGATCAATCCCATCACtgaaataattaattatttaaaccCATACCCTGATAAATTATTGGGATTCTTGAAGATCCTGCCAGAAGAAACATTAGATGTCAACTCAACCCCACTATCTGAAGATGAATTTAATTCCAGAACACATGAATTAGTTACAACAATTGGTGGTgatgttttgaaatttttagtCACATGTGAGGAACttttaaaatctaataCAGCTCAAAATGTTATCACGTTAGAGCATATTTTGCGTTGCTTATCATCATGGTCGTTTGAATTTCCTCTCGATGAATTGCTATCTGTGCAGtcattaatttcattgGTTTTTGAAACACTACAAAATAAGAATGAAGATGACCCTGACGCATTTGATGCTGCTGTTGATTGTTTATctgtaataataaaggaAAGTAGGGATGCATCGAATGAGCAGTTAATTTTGTCTTTGTATGAACAATTATTAACTTTGCAAATGAAACATTTGCCAAATATACTTACCGCAGCTTCTTGTGATGAatatgatgatgatttaatgGAATCAATGACTCGTATTTTCGTCGAAGCAGGTGAAGCCTGGattgtatttatttccAAGTCTCCTCAAACGTATCACCAATTGGTTACAATATTGTTGATGTTTACCTCAAAAAACTCGGATTTAGAAATTGCAGCTTATACATTTCCTTTCTGGTTTGAtctaaaacaaaatttagTCCTACCGAGATACCAAGATTCTAAAATCCAATATACGCCTATATTCATTGAGCTGATTGGTTGTATAATCACACATTTGCAATATCCTTTGGAATCGTTTTCTTCtaaggaagaagaagataaatttaaagactTCAGATATCATATGGGAGATGTATTAAAAGATTGCACGGCTGTCGTTGGTACTACAAATGCTTTGACACAACCTTTAAACAGAATAAAGGATGCAATATCTACTCAAAAATCATGGCAACATATAGAAGCACctcttttttcattaagaACTATGGCAAGCGAGGTTTCATTATCTGAGAAGGTCCTTTTACcagaaatttttaatattttagttACTTTGCCGGAACAACCCCAAATAAGGTATGCAGCCACCTTAGTATTGGGTAGATACACCGAATGGACTGCAAAGCATCCTGAGCTTCTGGAACtacaattacaatatatatttaaaggatTTGAAATTGCAAATGGGTCATCAGATACTTTAACTGCTTCTTCACATTCTCTAATGTATTTTTGTTCCGATTGTTCTACTTTACTGAGTACATATATTGATCagttatttgaattttattttaacgTACAAGACTCCATTGATATCATATCTTGTTTTGAACTAAGCCAGGGTTTGAGTGCAgttttaaataaacaacCTAACGAAGtgatttcttcaaaatttcaaatattgatagACAATAACTTAGGAAAGCTAAATAAATTAGTATTATCGTGGCAAAATGACAGATCAAAGTATAGTAATTTGGTTGCTGACCAAATTGACTTATTATACgcattttttgaagaattgaaacCAAGATATGATTATCCACAACAAGGCCAAGAACCTCTATTACCACaattagaatatatatgGAGTGCATTGCACCATTTATTGGTTGATTTAGGTGCGTTAGATGATACTTTAATAGTCGAAAGAACAACAAAACTTCTGCGTAAactatttgaaaattttcatatattttgtGGACCATTTTTAAGTTCAGTTGTTGAATTTTTGGCCAATGGCTATAGAGTTACTGGTTTGGGATCTTATTTGTGGTGCACAGGTGccattgttgttgtttacGGTGATGATGAATCACTGCCAATTAGTCCAGAAATAAAAGAAGCAGTCTGGCAATTTGCTGTTTctcaaaataatacattCATACAAAATTTTAAGTCAATTGACAAATCGACATTGGATAATTATTTTGAGTCAATAATGGATTTCTTTTCTATGATATCTGACTTGCTTATGTTTTATCCGGAACACTTTATTATGTCAGAAGAATTGCTTGGCAATGTTACTGATGTAGCCCTTGAAAGTGTGACTAACTTAGGTAACTATGATGCTTATACTTTTATTCTAAGATGTCTGGATGATTTGATATCATGGGGATTTAAAACACCACCAATATCTACGATTGCATTAGAATACGTTCCAGATGAGTGGAGAAAGATGATCATCAATGAACTGGTTATCAAAAGGGGTTCGCAAATTACGATGTCTATCTTTGTTGGTTTAGTAACGaactttaataataatgtcCATAGTGATGCAATTTCATGTCTGGTGAAATTATTTAGAATTGCTTTAGAAACTAACAATAATGATCCAATTATTTGCATAACTTGGCTTACGCAAGCTTTAGCTcaatttaacaatatttcCGTTAAAGAGAAAGATGACTTAACAAATTCAGTAGTAAAAGGTTTGAATGCAAGAGATTACAGGAAAGCTAGGGAAGGTATTCGTGGTTTTATCAACTGGTATTTGAGAAGAAATGTTGATACAAGATACGattaa
- the PUP1 gene encoding proteasome core particle subunit beta 2 (similar to Saccharomyces cerevisiae PUP1 (YOR157C); ancestral locus Anc_5.507) produces MSGLSFDNYQRNTFLASKSYAQPKATSTGTTIVGVKFKGGVVIAADTRSTQGPIVADKNCAKLHRIAPRIWCAGAGTAADTEAVTQLIGSNIELHSLYTERAPRVVSALQMLKQHLFKYQGHIGAYLIVAGVDPTGAHLFSIHAHGSTDVGYYHTLGSGSLAAMAVLESQWKQDLSKEDAIKLASEAILAGIWNDLGSGSNVDLCVMEVGKDAEYLRNYITPNVREPKQKSYKFARGTTAVLKESIVNICDINEEVVDVTS; encoded by the coding sequence ATGAGTGGCTTATCTTTCGATAATTACCAAAGAAATACTTTCTTGGCTTCCAAATCGTATGCTCAACCTAAAGCTACTTCGACAGGTACCACCATTGTTGGTGTCAAGTTTAAAGGTGGTGTTGTGATTGCTGCTGATACAAGATCTACTCAAGGTCCTATCGTGGCTGATAAAAATTGTGCTAAATTACATCGTATTGCTCCACGTATATGGTGTGCTGGTGCAGGTACCGCTGCTGATACAGAAGCAGTTACACAATTGATTGGTTCTAATATTGAATTGCATTCCTTATATACAGAAAGAGCTCCTCGTGTGGTGTCTGCTCTTCAAATGTTAAAACAacatttattcaaatatcaaGGTCATATTGGGGCTTATTTGATCGTCGCTGGTGTCGATCCTACTGGTGCCCATTTATTCTCTATACATGCACATGGTTCTACCGATGTTGGTTATTATCACACTTTAGGGTCTGGTTCTTTAGCAGCCATGGCTGTTTTAGAATCTCAATGGAAACAGGATTTAAGTAAAGAAGATGCAATCAAATTAGCATCTGAAGCTATCCTTGCAGGTATATGGAACGATTTAGGTTCTGGTTCTAACGTTGATCTTTGTGTAATGGAAGTCGGAAAGGACGCTGAATATTTGAGAAACTATATAACACCAAATGTCAGAGAACCAAAGCAAAAGAGCTATAAATTTGCTAGAGGAACTACAGCCGTATTGAAAGAAAGTATAGTGAATATTTGCGACATAAACGAAGAAGTTGTTGACGTAACGTCTTAA
- the SME1 gene encoding mRNA splicing protein SME1 (similar to Saccharomyces cerevisiae SME1 (YOR159C); ancestral locus Anc_5.504), with protein sequence MFERSKAVIPPINSVFNFLQQQTLVSFWLYEQVGFRIRGKVAGFDEFMNVVIDNAIEIPVDAETGIERVTDGKKLGRILLKGDNITLITTVDEN encoded by the coding sequence ATGTTTGAAAGATCGAAAGCCGTTATACCTCCAATCAACAgtgtttttaattttttacaGCAACAAACTTTAGTATCGTTTTGGTTATATGAACAAGTAGGATTTAGAATTAGAGGGAAAGTTGCTGGTTTTGATGAGTTTATGAACGTAGTGATAGACAACGCAATTGAAATACCAGTTGATGCTGAGACTGGGATTGAAAGGGTAACTGATGGAAAAAAACTTGGAAGAATACTTTTAAAGGGCGACAACATTACTTTAATAACGACAGTCGatgaaaattaa